From Ipomoea triloba cultivar NCNSP0323 chromosome 5, ASM357664v1, the proteins below share one genomic window:
- the LOC116021095 gene encoding PI-PLC X domain-containing protein At5g67130 — protein MGFPEILDLVFIVSVLSFNVVTSACSGENCQVLEECSDCGAGMFCLSCPLGFSGAKCVRSTATDQFKLLNNSLPFNKYAFLTTHNAFSITGWSSRTGVPNVAPKNQEDSITQQLNNGVRGLMLDVYDFRGDVWLCHSFGGKCYDFTAFEPAGDTLKEIEAFLSANPSEIITIILEDYVSAPKGLTKVFTDAGLMKYWFPVSNMPKNGGDWPLVSDMVAKNQRLLVFTSVKSKEQSEGIAYQWNYMVENQYGDGGMKKGNCPNRGESPPLTDTTKSLVLVNFFGSVPLEPMACVQNSGPLIDMVGTCYLAAGNRWANFLAVDFYKRSEGGGTFQAVDKLNGELLCGKDDVHSCVGGSK, from the exons ATGGGTTTCCCCGAAATCCTTGATTTAGTGTTCATCGTTTCTGTCTTATCCTTCAACGTTGTAACCTCTGCTTGCTCCGGCGAAAATTGCCAG GTTCTTGAGGAATGTTCAGACTGTGGAGCAGGGATGTTCTGCCTGTCATGTCCGCTGGGATTTTCAGGTGCAAAATGTGTTAGATCCACAGCCACAGATCAGTTCAAGCTATTG AACAACTCTCTACCGTTCAACAAATATGCGTTTTTGACTACCCATAACGCATTCTCCATTACTGGTTGGTCATCTCGTACTGGTGTTCCCAATGTTGCCCCTAAAAACCAAGAAGATTCCATCACCCAACAGCTCAAT AACGGAGTTCGGGGGTTAATGCTGGACGTGTACGATTTCCGAGGAGATGTGTGGTTGTGCCATTCATTTGGAGGCAAATGTTATGACTTTACAGCTTTT GAGCCTGCAGGGGACACGTTGAAGGAAATCGAAGCTTTTTTATCAGCCAATCCATCAGAAATCATAACGATAATCTTGGAAGACTATGTTAGTGCCCCGAAAGGGTTGACCAAGGTTTTCACAGATGCCGGGTTGATGAAATACTGGTTTCCTGTGTCAAATATGCCCAAAAATGGTGGAGATTGGCCTCTTGTTAGTGATATGGTTGCTAAAAACCAGAGGCTTTTGGTGTTCACTTCGGTCAAATCCAAGGAACAGAGTGAAGGCATTGCATACCAGTGGAATTACATGGTGGAAAATCAAT ACGGGGATGGTGGAATGAAGAAAGGGAATTGCCCGAATCGGGGAGAATCACCACCACTTACGGACACTACTAAATCACTGGTTTTGGTGAACTTCTTTGGTTCAGTTCCATTGGAGCCAATGGCTTGTGTGCAAAACTCAGGGCCCCTGATTGACATGGTGGGCACATGCTATCTTGCTGCTGGTAATCGTTGGGCTAATTTCTTGGCTGTTGATTTTTACAAG AGAAGTGAAGGAGGAGGAACATTTCAAGCTGTTGACAAGCTGAATGGGGAGCTGTTATGTGGGAAAGATGATGTGCATTCTTGTGTG GGAGGATCTAAATAA